Proteins co-encoded in one Leishmania panamensis strain MHOM/PA/94/PSC-1 chromosome 22 sequence genomic window:
- a CDS encoding NADH-cytochrome b5 reductase, putative (TriTrypDB/GeneDB-style sysID: LpmP.22.0680) has translation MKAFIASVVGFAGASMYQSGSEVQAWGSKPAFSQDKFQSYKLIHVEDESHNTKRFRFALASSKTRLKIPVASCITLRYTDAQGREVMRPYTPINLVEDEGHFDLVVKCYPNSKMGSHLFSLKVGDSIDVKGPWHTFDMKPGQYSKIGMIAGGTGLTPMFQIVNNTLYAPNNKTKISLLYSNRTEGDILLGKELGALAKEYPGKFVTYHCLTTPPRRWTGYSGHISKAMIQETMPGPDHRGDSCVLVCGPPPFMKSICGEKDYSCSPPKQGPLEGYLKELGYSESGVFKF, from the coding sequence ATGAAGGCTTTCATCGCTTCAGTTGTTGGTTTTGCTGGAGCCAGCATGTACCAGTCTGGGTCTGAAGTGCAGGCCTGGGGTAGCAAGCCGGCATTCTCGCAGGATAAGTTTCAGTCCTACAAGCTCATCCACGTTGAGGATGAATCGCATAACACAAAGCGCTTCCGCTTCGCCCTCGCATCGAGCAAGACGCGCCTGAAGATACCTGTGGCGTCTTGCATCACGCTGCGCTACACTGACGCCCAGGGACGCGAAGTTATGCGACCCTACACGCCCATCAACCTGGTAGAGGACGAGGGCCACTTCGACCTCGTCGTGAAGTGCTACCCGAATTCAAAGATGGGCTCgcacctcttctcgctcAAGGTCGGCGATTCCATCGACGTGAAAGGGCCGTGGCACACGTTCGACATGAAGCCGGGGCAATACAGCAAGATCGGCATGATCGCCGGTGGTACGGGTCTCACTCCCATGTTCCAAATTGTGAACAACACCCTGTACGCGCCAAACAACAAGACGAAAATCTCGCTTCTCTACTCAAACAGGACTGAGGGGGACATTCTGCTCGGTAAGGAGCTAGGCGCGCTGGCAAAGGAGTACCCCGGGAAGTTTGTCACCTACCACTGCctgacgacgccgccgaggcgctggACGGGCTACTCTGGCCACATCAGCAAGGCGATGATCCAGGAGACGATGCCGGGCCCGGATCACCGGGGTGACTcctgtgtgttggtgtgtggTCCACCACCCTTCATGAAGAGCATCTGCGGCGAGAAGGACTACAGCTGCTCTCCGCCCAAGCAAGGCCCGCTTGAGGGCTACCTCAAGGAGTTGGGCTACTCGGAGAGCGGCGTCTTCAAGTTCTGA
- a CDS encoding serine/threonine protein kinase, putative (TriTrypDB/GeneDB-style sysID: LpmP.22.0720), whose amino-acid sequence MRRVGDYEILDVVGEGAYSKVKRVRHTPTGCMFVAKIVPKTNQQVESDVRLEISVLRRLKHKNIVQLIEILESTNNYYIILEPVMGGDLCDIIVGMDRPLPEQDVAALLIQLVAGVHVCHCNGVAHRDLKPENLLLGTDGVLKISDFGLSRLHRESNFQASTSEYAHTLTGTLAYVAPEVFGGSYDAFRADIWSMGCIAYVLLTQNFPFGSTTDPHALEFRIRNGEVSIMPSSVSPEAKNLCKWLLSLRPEDRPTLDAVAQHDFFKKYLPAEYLRMTTNRKSPIVHGANMNEFSSQVQEETPSCSPSTSSTKQKHHHLRSGSAARISPSGSAVAGAASSSNHSSESGRDREDMDAHGTHVGSDLEG is encoded by the coding sequence ATGCGGAGAGTCGGTGACTATGAGATTCTTGATGTAGTAGGCGAAGGTGCGTACAGCAAGGTAAAACGAGTTCGCCACACTCCGACAGGATGTATGTTTGTGGCCAAGATAGTACCCAAAACAAACCAGCAGGTTGAAAGTGATGTTCGTCTTGAGATTTCCGTTTTGCGGCGCTTGAAGCACAAGAACATTGTTCAGCTCATTGAGATTCTGGAAAGTACGAACAATTACTACATTATACTGGAACCTGTCATGGGTGGTGATCTGTGTGACATCATCGTAGGGATGGATCGGCCCCTGCCAGAGCAGGATGTAGCAGCTCTGTTGATTCAGCTGGTAGCGGGGGTGCATGTATGCCATTGTAACGGGGTTGCGCATCGTGACTTGAAGCCAGAGAACCTCCTTCTAGGAACAGATGGCGTTTTGAAGATCTCTGATTTTGGCCTGAGCCGCCTCCACAGGGAAAGCAACTTCCAAGCGAGTACAAGTGAAtatgcgcacacactcacaggcACTCTTGCATACGTAGCGCCGGAGGTTTTCGGGGGCTCCTATGATGCGTTTCGCGCCGACATTTGGTCGATGGGGTGCATTGCGTACGTCCTCTTGACGCAGAACTTTCCGTTCGGCTCCACCACCGATCCTCATGCCTTGGAGTTTCGCATTCGCAACGGAGAGGTTTCCATAATGCCGTCATCTGTTAGTCCTGAGGCGAAGAACTTGTGCAAGTGGCTCTTGTCGCTGAGACCAGAGGATCGACCAACGTTAGATGCTGTAGCGCAGCACGACTTCTTCAAGAAGTATCTACCTGCCGAGTATCTTAGAATGACAACAAACCGAAAGTCACCGATTGTGCACGGTGCGAATATGAACGAATTCAGCTCCCAGGTTCAAGAAGAGACCCCATCATGTAGTCCGAGCACATCAAGTACTAAGCAAAAGCATCACCACCTCCgtagcggcagtgctgcgcgaATCTCTCCCTCAGGCAGCGCGGTTGCTGGTGCGGCTAGCAGCAGTaaccacagcagcgaaagTGGGAGGGATCGTGAAGATATGGACGCCCATGGCACTCACGTCGGGTCTGATCTTGAGGGATGA
- a CDS encoding hypothetical protein (TriTrypDB/GeneDB-style sysID: LpmP.22.0700): MFKKKCTSKEAQSISKSDVKKLRADVVNVIGKNSADKFDLVVRKKDTVTKRKYQCGSGSSVFVYSVNEVPFFISIDRLGKEEHNVITEARPFSFLIVPTLFFFLRLHQLLAEKGDEWTSVVNEVGVAIICRGPTSRFILSGAHLMMPGILSARKKTPVSVGDVALIYSLGVDVPYAIGIVTSSMAARQDTGVGVFVVQCFRDSLWQEFENRFITNYSLSSELFLIPSEFEEDEVREKLSEMGVATTENENTNHHVFNNEVTEGNEAPGVDYTDIFSDVDRVLKFCLCEAVKQVSRSLLPMPMQQFTSIVVHSYPRDGAHTFAIQFKDTKYKKALTFFQGFPDLLTVVEMSPCVYCVTQVTKSADLMRQHNALYADFLSTVHMEGCRKEAQELQAKLLADGAGVFRQCIVSASVFYAAPRSLDDDLIRILLLGEELNIPRDSLFPTIEHATTGTVPIFEKAPIDDSVLQEIYTQKTLVDNLKNYIKAHNLLVVSDSEKGKVPRVKIDDVLSMMFTFKAYTSEMPLDQVKQGMLRLFRLKHEIVLQTVVEGASLASDNLIPKRLIKNGPLPKVNLWSEKSTNSKLITIVQNLESFGFDLELLADQWKKQFSTSCGVVDPSTKLKNLKPGTKIPFEIHLQGDLKQKVAAALLKEANLPPSQLICKKK, encoded by the coding sequence ATGTTCAAAAAGAAGTGCACGTCAAAGGAGGCACAATCAATCAGCAAAAGTGATGTGAAGAAGCTGAGGGCCGATGTTGTGAATGTCATTGGGAAAAATAGCGCGGACAAGTTCGATCTCGTTGTCCGCAAAAAAGATACGGTCACCAAACGGAAGTACCAATGTGGATCTGGATCATCGGTCTTTGTATACTCCGTCAATGAAGTACCTTTCTTTATCTCGATTGATCGACTaggcaaagaagagcacAATGTTATTACAGAAGCGAGGCCTTTCAGCTTTCTCATAGTTCCtactctcttcttctttttgcggctgcaccagctcctgGCTGAGAAAGGCGATGAGTGGACAAGCGTTGTAAATGAAGTTGGCGTTGCTATTATTTGCCGCGGCCCGACTTCTCGATTTATCCTCAGCGGCGCACACTTGATGATGCCAGGAATTTTAAGCGCTCGGAAAAAAACACCAGTTTCTGTCGGGGATGTTGCTCTCATTTATTCACTCGGTGTCGATGTCCCATACGCCATCGGAATCGTGACTAGCAGTATGGCAGCAAGGCAGGATACAGGCGTAGGTGTTTTTGTGGTTCAGTGCTTTCGTGACAGTCTCTGGCAGGAATTCGAGAATCGATTTATTACGAACTACAGCCTTTCCTCAGAATTATTTCTCATTCCATCTGAGTTTGAGGAAGACGAAGTTCGTGAAAAACTCTCTGAAATGGGCGTTGCAACTACGGAGAACGAAAACACGAATCATCATGTCTTCAACAATGAAGTCACCGAGGGGAACGAGGCGCCAGGTGTCGACTACACTGATATTTTTTCGGATGTAGACAGAGTGCTGAAGTTTTGTCTCTGCGAAGCAGTGAAGCAAGTATCACGCTCGCTGCTTCCCATGCCAATGCAACAGTTCACGAGCATTGTGGTCCACTCGTACCCAAGAGACGGTGCCCACACTTTTGCAATTCAGTTCAAAGATACAAAATACAAAAAAGCACTGACATTTTTTCAAGGATTTCCAGATCTTCTAACCGTTGTCGAAATGAGTCCTTGTGTTTATTGCGTTACTCAAGTAACCAAATCGGCCGACTTGATGCGACAACACAATGCACTTTATGCTGATTTTCTCAGCACAGTACATATGGAAGGATGTAGGAAGGAAGCCCAGGAACTGCAAGCGAAGCTCCTTGCCGATGGAGCAGGTGTGTTCCGTCAGTGCATTGTCTCTGCCAGTGTTTTCTACGCTGCACCTCGTAGTCTGGACGACGATCTTATACGAATCTTGCTGCTAGGCGAGGAGCTGAACATACCTCGTGACAGTCTATTTCCCACAATAGAACATGCTACTACAGGTACTGTTCCTATTTTCGAAAAAGCTCCTATTGATGATAGCGTTCTCCAAGAAATTTACACGCAGAAAACACTAGTTGACAATTTGAAAAACTACATAAAAGCACACAACCTGCTGGTTGTAAGCGACTCAGAGAAGGGTAAGGTACCCCGTGTAAAAATTGACGACGTGCTATCCATGATGTTCACCTTCAAGGCATATACCTCTGAGATGCCGTTGGATCAAGTTAAGCAAGGTATGCTACGTTTGTTCAGACTGAAGCACGAAATTGTTTTGCAAACTGTTGTGGAGGGCGCATCACTAGCTAGCGATAACTTGATTCCGAAGCGGCTGATCAAAAATGGACCACTTCCAAAGGTGAATCTGTGGTCGGAGAAGTCGACAAACAGTAAGTTAATTACAATTGTACAGAACCTTGAATCGTTTGGTTTTGATCTTGAGTTGCTTGCTGATCAATGGAAAAAACAGTTTTCTACGAGCTGTGGTGTAGTCGACCCGTCGACAAAGTTGAAGAATCTGAAGCCCGGGACGAAAATTCCATTCGAGATACATTTACAAGGAGACTTGAAACAGAAAGTCGCGGCTGCACTCCTGAAGGAAGCAAATTTACCACCATCGCAGCTCATTTGCAAGAAAAAATAA
- a CDS encoding hypothetical protein (TriTrypDB/GeneDB-style sysID: LpmP.22.0710) — MEHSKTASELQQEHSDELFARQLQAQLNNPGDGADCAPTGSGPLVSVQEAADAALARQLQEEINRQEAAAGAGTPTAGAADMVPVECPACTFVNYIKPSSPLKHWKCVQCREPLKEKVPHSNHSTHKDLVECKVCHSFNKLPSKKSDAVLCGGCYQELGSTLNTAPLVDSTANQRTVQLRCGQCNVINAVTIGVDVKKLEFICGGCGVLNTMVLD; from the coding sequence ATGGAACATTCAAAGACAGCGAGCGaactgcagcaggagcactCAGATGAGCTCTTCGCGCGTCAACTTCAAGCACAGCTCAACAACCCCGGAGATGGTGCAGATTGTGCGCCTACGGGAAGTGGGCCGCTGGTATCGGTGCAGGAGGCTGCCGATGCTGCTTTAGCTCGCCAGCTTCAAGAGGAGATCAACCGTCAagaggccgccgccggtgcagGGACCCCTACAGCAGGTGCGGCTGACATGGTCCCCGTGGAGTGCCCCGCTTGCACATTTGTCAACTACATCAAGCCATCTAGCCCATTAAAGCACTGGAAATGTGTACAGTGCCGTGAGCCATTGAAGGAGAAAGTACCGCACTCGAACCACAGCACTCACAAGGACCTCGTAGAGTGCAAAGTGTGTCATTCCTTTAACAAGCTTCCCTCGAAGAAGTCTGATGCAGTTTTGTGTGGTGGATGCTATCAGGAGCTTGGATCGACCCTCAACACAGCTCCCCTTGTAGATAGCACAGCAAACCAACGTACAGTGCAGCTTCGTTGTGGCCAATGCAACGTGATCAATGCTGTGACAATTGGTGTCGATGTGAAGAAATTGGAGTTCATTTGTGGTGGTTGTGGAGTCTTGAACACGATGGTACTTGACTAA
- a CDS encoding NADH-cytochrome b5 reductase, putative (TriTrypDB/GeneDB-style sysID: LpmP.22.0690), whose product MDVYDESHNTKVFRFALPEADMPLNLEVASCLSLRFFDKDGKEVIRPYTPLNRSDQLGYFDILVKKYQGSKMGTHLFSMKKGDTIDIKGPWVKLPIKANQFKAIGMIAGGTGITPMYQVARHVLHAPKNNTEITLIYANERKEDVLLGNELNELMETYPRFSPYFVLSKAPSDWMGGVGFVNREMIKSLMPAPNRAGDCTILVCGPPPFMAAISGDKDFKSNPPSQGELKGYLKELGYMPKMVYKF is encoded by the coding sequence ATGGATGTCTATGACGAGTCCCATAACACGAAGGTGTTTCGATTTGCGTTACCGGAGGCGGATATGCCACTTAACCTTGAGGTAGCTAGCTGTCTTAGCTTGCGCTTTTTTGACAAGGACGGAAAGGAAGTTATTCGACCGTACACGCCACTTAACCGCAGTGATCAGCTTGGCTACTTCGATATTTTGGTGAAGAAGTACCAGGGCTCAAAAATGGGAACCCATTTGTTCTCAATGAAGAAGGGTGATACCATCGACATCAAGGGGCCCTGGGTGAAGCTGCCGATCAAGGCAAACCAATTCAAGGCAATTGGCATGATTGCCGGCGGCACGGGTATCACACCGATGTACCAGGTGGCGAGGCATGTGTTGCATGCACCTAAGAACAATACGGAAATTACCCTCATCTACGCAAATGAGCGTAAAGAGGACGTGCTGCTTGGCAACGAGCTGAACGAGCTAATGGAGACGTACCCACGCTTTTCGCCGTACTTTGTGCTATCCAAGGCGCCCTCTGACTGGATGGGCGGTGTTGGCTTTGTCAACAGGGAAATGATCAAGTCTCTGATGCCTGCGCCGAACCGCGCCGGCGATTGCACCATTCTTGTCTGTGGTCCGCCGCCATTCATGGCAGCTATTTCGGGTGATAAAGACTTCAAAAGCAATCCCCCATCTCAGGGTGAGCTGAAGGGCTACCTGAAGGAGCTTGGCTACATGCCCAAGATGGTGTACAAGTTCTAG